The following are encoded together in the Paraburkholderia sp. BL10I2N1 genome:
- a CDS encoding peptide chain release factor 3, with protein sequence MSVSELKRRRTFAVISHPDAGKTTLTEKLLLFSGAIQIAGTVKGRKSNRYATSDWMEIEKQRGISVASSVMQFEYGDAVINLLDTPGHEDFSEDTYRVLTAVDAAVMVIDGANGVEAQTLKLLEVCRSRKTPIVTFINKLDREVREPLELLDEIEQHLGVAAVPFTWPIGMGKDFQGVYDIQRDQVRVFRAGQDTAGGAVETLQHITDEAGEKRFGMAWTRAKDEVELITGASPTFDRDAFLAGEQSPVLFGSAINNFGVKEILDALVDLAPPPSMRMTVQRPVQPDEPKFTGVVFKVQANMDLAHRDRVAFIRVCSGHFERGMALKVTRSGKTFRANNVVTFLSQRRETVSEAYPGDIIGIPNHGTLSLGDTLTEGEMLQFVGLPFFAPEIFQTVEVVDPMRAKQLGEALKQLGEEGAIQVFRPAHGGSMILGAVGQLQFEVVSHRLSTEYKVDVRIMPARYRMSRWVTCDDAAELRRFTDSYAARIALDASNAPTYLASHISEIEVAQKAWPKIVFNELREHSGAPFKKAM encoded by the coding sequence ATGTCAGTCTCCGAACTCAAACGCCGCCGTACCTTTGCGGTCATTTCCCACCCCGACGCAGGGAAGACCACGCTTACTGAAAAGCTGCTGCTGTTTTCGGGCGCGATCCAGATCGCGGGCACCGTGAAGGGCCGCAAGAGCAATCGCTACGCGACGTCCGACTGGATGGAAATCGAAAAGCAGCGCGGTATTTCGGTGGCGAGTTCGGTGATGCAGTTCGAGTACGGCGACGCCGTGATCAACCTGCTCGACACACCGGGCCACGAGGATTTCTCTGAAGATACGTATCGGGTGCTGACCGCGGTCGACGCGGCCGTGATGGTGATCGACGGCGCAAACGGCGTCGAAGCGCAGACGCTCAAGCTGCTGGAAGTGTGCCGCAGCCGCAAGACGCCGATCGTCACGTTCATCAACAAGCTGGACCGCGAAGTGCGCGAGCCGCTCGAGCTGCTCGATGAAATCGAGCAGCACCTCGGCGTGGCGGCAGTGCCGTTCACGTGGCCGATCGGGATGGGCAAGGACTTTCAGGGCGTCTACGATATCCAGCGCGACCAGGTCCGTGTGTTCCGCGCGGGCCAGGACACGGCGGGCGGCGCGGTGGAAACGCTGCAGCACATCACCGACGAAGCAGGCGAGAAGCGCTTCGGCATGGCGTGGACGCGCGCCAAGGATGAAGTCGAGCTGATCACGGGCGCCTCGCCGACATTCGATCGCGACGCGTTCCTGGCTGGCGAGCAGTCGCCCGTGCTGTTCGGTTCGGCGATCAACAACTTCGGCGTGAAGGAAATTCTCGATGCGCTGGTCGACCTGGCGCCCCCCCCGTCGATGCGCATGACGGTCCAGCGTCCGGTGCAGCCGGACGAGCCGAAGTTCACCGGCGTGGTGTTCAAGGTGCAGGCGAACATGGATCTGGCGCACCGCGACCGGGTGGCGTTCATCCGCGTGTGTTCGGGGCATTTCGAGCGTGGCATGGCGCTGAAGGTCACACGCTCCGGCAAGACGTTCCGTGCGAACAACGTTGTGACGTTTCTGTCGCAGCGTCGCGAGACGGTCAGCGAAGCGTATCCGGGCGACATCATCGGCATTCCGAACCACGGCACGCTGAGCCTCGGCGATACGCTGACTGAAGGCGAAATGCTGCAGTTCGTCGGTTTGCCGTTCTTCGCGCCGGAAATCTTCCAGACCGTCGAAGTGGTCGATCCGATGCGCGCCAAGCAACTCGGCGAGGCGCTCAAGCAGCTCGGCGAAGAAGGGGCGATCCAGGTGTTCCGCCCGGCGCACGGCGGCTCGATGATTCTCGGCGCGGTCGGTCAGCTGCAGTTCGAGGTGGTGTCGCACCGGCTGTCGACGGAATACAAGGTGGACGTGCGGATCATGCCTGCACGCTACCGGATGTCGCGTTGGGTCACCTGCGACGATGCCGCGGAACTGCGTCGCTTCACGGATTCGTACGCCGCCCGGATCGCGCTCGACGCATCCAACGC